In Prunus dulcis chromosome 1, ALMONDv2, whole genome shotgun sequence, the following are encoded in one genomic region:
- the LOC117618057 gene encoding B3 domain-containing protein REM5-like — MEDGGASIIQYCEQRAFPGFNNNLVVNEAGEDVEAELLNCRYILPPQSAFYMSDLGKIYNLIPEALECWAVELEQRQDGLFFHKGWPGFVKDHFIELEDFLIFCYDGGSEFDVTIYDKTCCEKDVKAAAKRPASDHLAETSTGGPILFKSENAFYIRTLKSYNLYGMLILKDIAIAEGLMSYEGILIKETITLQDQTGRSCLTHLYLKPDGRLMMTEGWTTCRKANQISLGDDIVFEFGKQGVILVHILRGKGNIIALPWFFQARSPGSQKPKAS; from the exons ATGGAAGATGGAG GTGCCTCTATTATTCAATACTGTGAACAACGTGCATTCCCTGGGTTTAACAACAACTTAGTCGTTAATGAGGCCGGTGAAGATGTGGAGGCTGAACTTTTGAATTGTCGGTATATCTTACCTCCACAGAGTGCCTTCTACATG TCTGATCTGGGGAAGATTTACAATCTAATTCCTG AGGCCCTAGAATGTTGGGCCGTGGAACTGGAACAGAGACAGGATGGCTTGTTCTTCCATAAGGGTTGGCCTGGTTTTGTGAAGGATCATTTTATAGAACTTGAGGACTTTCTGATTTTCTGTTATGATGGTGGCTCAGAGTTTGATGTCACCATCTATGATAAAACTTGTTGCGAGAAGGATGTAAAAGCAGCAGCCAAGAGGCCTGCAAGTGATCATTTGGCAGAAACATCAACTGGGGGGCCCATCTTGTTCAAATCGGAGAATGCGTTTTATATACGAACTTTGAAGTCCTATAATCTATACGGCATG ttgATTCTGAAGGATATAGCCATAGCTGAAGGACTTATGAGCTATGAAGGCATTTTGATCAAAGAGACTATAACGCTTCAAGATCAAACGGGGAGATCATGCCTTACTCACCTTTATCTCAAGCCAGATGGTCGTTTGATGATGACAGAAGGATGGACAACATGTCGGAAGGCAAACCAGATTTCACTTGGGGACGACATTGTTTTTGAGTTTGGGAAGCAAGGTGTGATACTAGTTCATATTTTGAGAGGAAAAGGCAATATAATAGCTCTTCCGTGGTTCTTTCAGGCTCGCAGCCCGGGAAGTCAAAAACCTAAAGCCAGTTAG